In Spiroplasma chinense, a single window of DNA contains:
- a CDS encoding 23S rRNA (pseudouridine(1915)-N(3))-methyltransferase RlmH, which yields MKIKLFCFNKLSKEYLEIYNYYFTKVKKYSDLEVVEIAEFDSGDVKSNQAKNEENLNKKLVDLKDWEVFLLEINAKQYESESFSKLIQDNKDFKGAKLAFIIGPSDGFSYEFRKSCKNQLSFGNMTYPYSLIRIILLEQIFRSIKIMRKEPYHK from the coding sequence ATGAAAATTAAGCTCTTTTGTTTCAATAAATTAAGTAAAGAATATTTAGAAATTTATAATTACTATTTTACAAAGGTAAAAAAATACAGTGATCTTGAAGTGGTTGAAATTGCAGAATTCGATTCTGGAGATGTTAAATCAAATCAAGCTAAAAATGAAGAAAACTTAAATAAAAAACTTGTTGATTTAAAAGATTGAGAAGTCTTTTTATTAGAAATTAACGCAAAACAATATGAATCTGAAAGTTTTTCAAAATTAATTCAAGATAATAAAGATTTTAAGGGAGCAAAACTAGCCTTTATAATTGGACCAAGTGATGGTTTTAGTTATGAGTTTAGAAAAAGTTGTAAAAACCAATTAAGTTTTGGTAATATGACTTATCCTTATAGTTTAATAAGAATTATTTTGTTAGAACAAATTTTTAGAAGTATAAAAATAATGAGAAAAGAACCTTACCATAAATAG
- a CDS encoding ribonuclease HII, translated as MIDNSRFLFDKQIKQERNVSLISGSDEVGRGAMAGPIVVASVILKEDYFNPEIKDSKKIVEKKREALYDEIIQNCISYDIKVYDSKIVDQLNPKATSVLGMKESIKSLSIKPELCLIDGEKVELEGYETLKLIKGDNLSQSIAAASIIAKVFRDNIMKNYDITYTGYNFAKHKGYCTFDHIKRVEELGVLDIHRVTYSPIAKLKEK; from the coding sequence ATGATAGATAATAGTCGTTTTTTATTTGATAAACAAATAAAACAAGAAAGAAATGTTTCTTTAATTTCTGGAAGTGACGAAGTAGGGAGAGGTGCTATGGCAGGCCCTATTGTTGTTGCTAGTGTAATTTTAAAAGAAGATTATTTCAATCCAGAAATCAAAGATTCTAAAAAAATAGTTGAGAAAAAAAGAGAAGCACTTTATGATGAAATAATTCAAAATTGTATTTCTTATGACATTAAAGTTTATGACTCAAAAATCGTTGACCAACTTAACCCTAAAGCTACAAGTGTTTTGGGAATGAAAGAATCAATAAAGTCTTTATCAATTAAACCTGAATTATGTTTAATTGATGGAGAAAAAGTTGAGTTAGAAGGTTATGAAACCTTAAAATTAATAAAAGGTGATAATCTAAGTCAATCTATTGCTGCTGCAAGTATTATTGCAAAAGTTTTTAGAGATAATATTATGAAAAATTATGATATAACATACACAGGGTACAACTTTGCTAAACACAAAGGATATTGTACTTTTGATCACATAAAAAGAGTGGAAGAGCTTGGCGTATTAGATATTCATAGAGTTACTTATAGCCCTATTGCCAAGTTAAAGGAGAAGTAA
- a CDS encoding alpha/beta hydrolase — protein sequence MNYKKSLRVVKRYHYNWWKIIMMVLLFPIVLFLSFLCSKIFIGYLFKYKRVGKNRKGIELNSYEELLNEIKIKKIENFNIDKSMIKEVNIGPSSKQISALIIEHKDFKSNKWIVGLHGFKRNKYVALRNVFYFYEKGYNIITFDSYAHGNTYGTKSDFGKSNAEVLNSLVEWLKSVKQVDEIGVFGVSMGATTSLYFAKEHYLENEVNWLIADCGFSGAVPQIRYFLKKYVKLPWWLMSLGINTNFRNYTKVNIRDVDLLKPYDSVKDLKILFIHGKKDDFIPYQNSIVMHKLKTDKEVDNVSKLVLFDNAKHSSSFHFNQEQYKNEIYDFLRLN from the coding sequence ATGAATTATAAAAAAAGTTTGAGAGTGGTAAAAAGATATCACTATAATTGATGAAAAATTATTATGATGGTTTTATTATTTCCCATAGTTCTGTTTTTAAGTTTTTTATGTTCTAAAATATTTATTGGATATTTATTTAAATATAAAAGAGTAGGTAAAAACAGAAAAGGAATTGAACTTAATAGTTATGAAGAACTATTAAATGAAATTAAAATTAAAAAAATTGAAAACTTTAACATTGACAAATCGATGATAAAGGAAGTAAATATTGGACCAAGTTCAAAACAAATAAGTGCATTAATTATTGAACATAAAGATTTTAAATCTAATAAATGAATTGTAGGATTACATGGGTTTAAAAGAAATAAATACGTGGCTTTAAGAAACGTATTTTATTTCTATGAGAAGGGTTACAACATAATCACTTTTGATTCTTATGCTCACGGTAACACTTATGGAACAAAGTCTGACTTTGGTAAAAGTAATGCTGAAGTTTTAAATTCTCTAGTTGAATGACTTAAAAGTGTAAAACAAGTTGATGAAATTGGTGTCTTTGGTGTAAGTATGGGTGCTACAACTTCACTATACTTTGCAAAAGAACATTATTTAGAAAATGAAGTTAACTGATTAATAGCTGATTGTGGTTTCAGTGGAGCTGTACCACAAATCAGATACTTCTTAAAAAAATATGTAAAACTTCCTTGATGATTAATGTCTTTAGGAATTAATACAAACTTTAGAAACTATACTAAAGTAAATATAAGAGATGTAGATCTTTTAAAACCATATGATAGTGTAAAAGATTTAAAAATTTTATTTATCCATGGTAAAAAAGATGACTTTATACCATATCAAAATAGTATAGTTATGCATAAACTAAAAACTGACAAAGAAGTTGATAATGTTTCTAAACTAGTTTTATTTGATAATGCAAAACATTCTAGCTCTTTTCATTTCAATCAAGAGCAATATAAAAATGAAATATATGATTTCCTAAGATTAAATTAA
- a CDS encoding Rnase Y domain-containing protein, which translates to MKTSTSIFVIITILLSIVTTILIGVVLYLLLGRKRKVILEKTKNEIKKLKMQSIAELKFEMEKLKDATDKEIEVKREQLSKDELILDEKKAKYYKSLEELHAREDKINDQEANNKLLKKQLMKEIDEVNDTLSEVAKLSQQEAKEKMFEIVEKRYVNELGKLLKDREDKMRVVADNVAADILINAMERSHVQITNERNTTLFKLDDDKLKGKIIGREGRNLRTFQQFGGIDIVIDETPNSVLISSFNPIRRLIAFRTLESLIRTGKLNQVSIEETLLYEEEKLEQTFKTEGYEIIKDLDIYDFPEEVILNIAKLKYRYSYGQNVLQHSIEVAKLSKNIAEEFNLDTDLALRAGLLHDIGKALDFEQEGTHVTLGVELLRKYRFNDIIVNSVESHHEDVEKKSIYAHIVSIADAVSAARRGARSNGADIYFARMKEIEDECNKFEGVIKTYAIQSGRQIRILINPEVIDDYQMKNLLKEITERVKQINKTPGEVNITLIRESRETAKI; encoded by the coding sequence ATGAAAACAAGTACTAGCATTTTTGTCATTATAACCATTTTATTATCTATCGTTACAACAATTTTAATAGGAGTAGTTTTATATTTATTATTGGGTAGAAAAAGAAAAGTTATATTAGAAAAGACAAAAAATGAAATAAAGAAATTGAAAATGCAATCAATTGCAGAACTTAAGTTTGAAATGGAAAAACTTAAAGATGCAACTGACAAAGAAATTGAAGTTAAAAGAGAACAACTTTCAAAAGATGAGTTAATTTTGGATGAAAAAAAAGCCAAGTATTATAAAAGTTTAGAAGAATTACATGCAAGAGAAGATAAAATAAATGATCAAGAAGCAAACAATAAACTTTTAAAGAAACAATTAATGAAAGAAATCGATGAAGTTAATGATACTTTAAGTGAAGTTGCAAAACTTTCTCAACAAGAAGCAAAAGAGAAAATGTTTGAAATAGTTGAAAAAAGATATGTAAATGAACTTGGAAAACTCTTAAAAGATAGAGAAGATAAAATGAGAGTTGTTGCAGATAATGTAGCAGCAGACATTTTAATCAATGCTATGGAAAGAAGTCATGTTCAAATTACAAATGAAAGAAATACAACACTTTTCAAATTAGATGATGACAAACTAAAAGGGAAAATAATTGGTAGAGAGGGACGTAATTTAAGAACCTTTCAACAATTTGGGGGAATTGACATTGTAATTGACGAAACACCAAATAGTGTTTTAATCTCCTCTTTTAATCCAATCAGAAGATTGATAGCTTTTAGAACATTAGAATCTTTAATTAGAACTGGTAAATTAAACCAGGTTTCAATCGAAGAAACTTTGTTGTATGAAGAAGAAAAATTAGAACAAACATTTAAAACTGAAGGATATGAAATTATAAAAGATTTAGATATTTATGATTTCCCTGAAGAGGTTATTTTAAACATTGCTAAATTAAAATATCGTTACAGTTACGGTCAAAATGTTTTGCAACATAGTATTGAAGTTGCAAAACTTTCAAAAAACATTGCAGAAGAATTTAACTTAGATACAGATTTAGCTCTAAGAGCTGGATTACTTCACGATATTGGTAAAGCATTAGACTTTGAACAAGAAGGAACTCACGTTACTCTTGGTGTAGAGTTGTTAAGAAAATATCGTTTCAACGATATTATTGTTAACAGTGTTGAATCTCATCATGAAGATGTTGAAAAAAAATCTATTTATGCACATATAGTTTCAATTGCAGATGCAGTAAGTGCTGCAAGAAGAGGTGCTCGAAGCAATGGAGCAGATATTTATTTTGCAAGAATGAAAGAAATAGAAGATGAATGTAATAAGTTTGAGGGAGTTATTAAAACTTATGCAATTCAATCTGGAAGACAAATAAGAATCTTAATAAACCCTGAAGTTATTGATGATTATCAAATGAAAAATTTATTAAAAGAAATAACTGAAAGAGTTAAACAAATTAATAAGACTCCAGGAGAGGTAAATATTACTTTGATACGTGAGTCAAGAGAAACAGCTAAAATTTAA
- a CDS encoding lipoprotein has product MKKLLSILAISSLIATTSVNVVACNNESNDNKVTPDPIPEVVKTRFSDKEYDDALGTFSFEQRGEGITLTSNEQKTAFRWDTPTEKAYSINLSKEEMDDVFILPFDLELETSIEKPFDNEIISLITFNSNQIDGEFGYWADFWYKVGKKSREGLTVNDRKNAEILRATQWQYDTISNKKNVVKRDYVIESSDGTTLTMTVLIVVQDYLTSTFLFNGRQMFENFIRDEKYKDFFGNVEYSLTEGAIFLGVILSDPLDFYEKINGISMADNYKEYFEKLFNDLREEVLNSNPDLKDYLFEINETELSDGEDTIYTGVSVDIKTKRKKGVNTNNSMRIGMSGPEKTL; this is encoded by the coding sequence ATGAAAAAATTATTATCTATTTTAGCAATATCAAGTTTAATTGCAACAACAAGTGTTAATGTTGTTGCTTGTAATAATGAAAGTAATGACAATAAAGTCACACCAGACCCAATACCTGAAGTTGTTAAAACTCGATTTAGTGACAAAGAATATGATGATGCGCTTGGAACTTTTAGTTTTGAACAAAGAGGTGAAGGTATAACATTAACATCAAATGAGCAAAAAACAGCTTTTCGTTGGGATACTCCAACCGAAAAAGCTTACTCAATAAACTTATCAAAAGAAGAAATGGACGATGTATTCATTTTACCTTTCGATCTTGAATTAGAAACCAGTATTGAAAAACCTTTTGATAATGAAATTATTAGTTTAATTACTTTTAATTCGAATCAAATAGATGGAGAATTTGGGTATTGAGCTGATTTTTGATATAAAGTTGGAAAAAAATCAAGAGAAGGTTTAACTGTTAATGATAGAAAAAATGCAGAAATTTTAAGAGCAACACAATGACAATACGATACTATTTCAAATAAAAAAAATGTAGTTAAAAGAGATTATGTTATTGAATCTAGCGATGGCACTACTCTTACAATGACAGTCTTAATAGTTGTACAAGATTATTTAACATCAACTTTTTTATTTAATGGAAGACAGATGTTTGAAAACTTTATAAGAGATGAAAAATATAAAGATTTTTTTGGAAATGTCGAATACAGTTTAACTGAAGGAGCTATTTTTCTAGGAGTTATATTATCAGACCCTTTAGATTTTTATGAAAAAATTAACGGTATTAGTATGGCAGATAATTATAAAGAATATTTTGAAAAACTATTTAATGACTTAAGAGAAGAAGTTTTAAATTCTAATCCCGATTTAAAAGACTATTTATTTGAAATAAATGAAACCGAACTTAGCGATGGTGAAGATACAATTTATACTGGTGTAAGCGTGGATATTAAAACTAAAAGAAAAAAAGGAGTTAATACTAATAATAGTATGCGTATAGGTATGTCAGGTCCTGAAAAAACTTTATAA
- a CDS encoding SDR family oxidoreductase, with protein MKKLVVITGASSGIGKELAKIFSSNDHPLLLLARRVELIEELKLENAICKSVDVRNIDDFKQAIEFAESKYGPVDCLINNAGIMPLDKIYNLDLQSQYDMIDINVKGVLNGINAVINKMKDNKSGTIINVGSVAGRWTSDNRAVYNGSKFAVHAISEQTRKEVAPFNVRVLTIAPGLVDTDLISTTVNKEVIEGYDKWKDSLEAGLSASEVAQVMYYTYNLPQHIALKEIVITSTKQPI; from the coding sequence TTGAAAAAATTAGTTGTAATTACTGGTGCATCATCAGGAATAGGAAAAGAACTTGCAAAGATCTTTTCATCTAATGATCACCCATTATTATTGTTAGCAAGACGTGTAGAATTAATAGAAGAATTAAAATTAGAAAATGCTATTTGTAAATCTGTTGATGTTAGAAATATTGATGATTTTAAACAAGCAATAGAATTTGCAGAAAGCAAATACGGTCCAGTGGATTGTTTAATTAATAATGCAGGTATAATGCCTTTAGATAAAATTTACAATTTAGATTTACAATCTCAATATGACATGATTGATATAAATGTAAAAGGTGTTTTAAACGGTATAAATGCTGTTATCAATAAAATGAAAGATAACAAATCAGGAACAATTATAAATGTTGGTAGTGTTGCTGGTCGTTGAACCAGTGACAATAGAGCAGTTTATAACGGCTCAAAATTCGCAGTTCACGCAATTAGTGAGCAAACCAGAAAAGAGGTTGCTCCATTCAACGTGAGAGTGCTTACAATAGCCCCTGGGCTTGTAGATACAGATTTAATATCAACAACTGTAAATAAAGAGGTTATAGAGGGATATGATAAGTGGAAAGATAGCTTAGAAGCTGGCTTGTCTGCAAGTGAAGTTGCACAAGTTATGTACTATACTTATAATTTACCTCAACACATTGCTTTAAAAGAAATAGTAATTACTTCAACAAAACAACCAATATAA
- the ylqF gene encoding ribosome biogenesis GTPase YlqF, producing MSDKSSFNWFPGHMNKSIKEIETKIPIVDLVIEIVDARAPFSTQNPLFRKILSKRPRLVIMSKGDLADDQVTKLWIDYFNQNGDKPYLIKDKQQNIYGDVLKLINLMTAESQAKQKSRGIEKPQLNVLVVGIPNVGKSTVISKLTRGKIIKIGNKPGVTRGLQRIVMTDNITLIDTPGILPAKFENETIACNCAATNSIRIDVVPKERFATKIMRYIYNSYPSLIEENYKITTNILRPINYDDTFKIFEEVAKRSKFIILDDIADVERAIELFVHDLINNNFGKISFEKPIEVEKTSMLSVDENDLDLTVESDLTIEW from the coding sequence ATGTCTGATAAATCAAGTTTTAATTGATTTCCTGGTCACATGAATAAAAGTATCAAAGAAATTGAGACTAAAATTCCAATTGTTGACCTAGTTATTGAAATTGTGGATGCTAGAGCGCCTTTTTCGACACAAAATCCTTTATTTAGAAAAATTCTAAGTAAAAGGCCAAGACTTGTTATTATGTCAAAAGGGGATTTGGCAGATGATCAAGTAACTAAATTATGAATAGATTACTTTAATCAAAATGGTGATAAACCATATTTGATTAAAGATAAACAACAAAATATTTATGGAGATGTTTTAAAGTTAATCAACTTAATGACAGCAGAATCACAAGCAAAACAAAAATCAAGGGGAATTGAAAAACCTCAACTTAATGTTTTGGTTGTTGGTATTCCAAACGTAGGTAAATCAACAGTTATCTCTAAATTAACAAGAGGTAAAATTATAAAAATAGGAAATAAACCTGGAGTTACAAGAGGGTTACAAAGAATTGTTATGACAGATAACATTACTTTAATTGATACACCAGGAATTTTACCAGCTAAGTTTGAAAATGAAACTATTGCTTGTAACTGTGCTGCTACAAACTCAATCAGAATTGATGTTGTACCAAAAGAGAGATTTGCAACTAAAATAATGCGATACATTTATAATTCATACCCTTCATTAATTGAAGAGAATTATAAAATAACTACAAATATTTTAAGACCAATCAATTACGATGATACTTTTAAAATATTTGAAGAAGTTGCTAAAAGAAGTAAATTTATTATTTTAGATGATATTGCAGATGTTGAAAGAGCTATTGAATTATTCGTTCATGATTTAATCAACAATAATTTTGGAAAGATATCTTTTGAAAAACCAATAGAGGTTGAAAAAACAAGTATGCTCTCTGTTGATGAAAATGATTTAGATTTAACTGTAGAAAGCGACTTAACTATAGAATGATAG
- the ffh gene encoding signal recognition particle protein: MGFGDFLANRMKKSIQKNLNKSTLSEENIKEVLREIRLALLEADVNVDVVKKFIKNVEEKAVGQYIQQGVRADQQMVKLVHEELVEILGKVNSPLEVNKKPSIIMMVGLQGAGKTTTVGKLGHLITKKHKKKTLLVGLDIYRPGAIDQLVELGEKNGLDVFEKGKQSPVKTAKQAVDYAQENGYEVIILDTAGRLQIDKELMKELNDIRKGVSPQEIILTVDGMTGQDIINVSQEFNKLLKLSGVIVTKLDGDARGGATLSITEITKLPIKFIGEGEGIGALAEFHPKRMADRILGMGDVDTLFEKAAAVVDQRTMEKTMKRMFAGQFDLEDLRNQMGQLAKMGSLGGVMKMIPGMNGKVSEEQIAQAQQRLFVANILMDSMTLKERRDPRILKAITRKQRILKGSGRSEKEFNDLLNQFDKGKKQVLEMAKQLKSGRMPNLGGMKFR, encoded by the coding sequence ATGGGATTTGGAGATTTTTTAGCCAATAGAATGAAGAAGTCTATTCAAAAGAATTTGAATAAAAGTACTTTAAGTGAAGAAAATATAAAAGAAGTTCTTAGAGAAATAAGACTTGCTTTATTAGAAGCTGACGTCAACGTAGACGTTGTAAAAAAATTTATTAAAAATGTTGAAGAAAAAGCTGTTGGTCAATACATCCAACAAGGAGTTAGAGCTGACCAACAAATGGTTAAACTTGTTCATGAAGAACTTGTAGAAATTTTAGGAAAAGTAAATTCCCCATTAGAAGTAAATAAAAAACCTTCAATTATCATGATGGTTGGTCTACAGGGAGCTGGTAAAACAACCACTGTAGGTAAATTAGGTCATTTAATAACAAAAAAACACAAGAAAAAAACATTACTTGTAGGATTAGATATTTATAGACCAGGAGCTATTGACCAACTTGTTGAGTTGGGAGAAAAAAATGGATTAGATGTTTTTGAAAAAGGAAAACAAAGTCCAGTTAAAACAGCCAAACAAGCTGTAGATTATGCTCAAGAAAATGGATATGAAGTAATTATTCTCGATACTGCAGGACGTTTACAAATTGACAAAGAATTAATGAAAGAATTAAATGATATACGTAAAGGTGTATCACCTCAAGAAATAATTCTTACAGTTGATGGTATGACAGGACAAGACATAATAAATGTAAGTCAAGAATTTAATAAATTATTAAAATTATCAGGAGTTATTGTTACTAAACTTGATGGTGATGCTCGTGGGGGAGCAACACTTTCTATTACAGAAATAACTAAATTACCTATTAAATTCATAGGGGAAGGGGAAGGAATTGGAGCACTTGCAGAATTCCACCCAAAACGTATGGCAGACAGAATCCTTGGAATGGGAGATGTTGATACACTTTTTGAAAAAGCAGCAGCTGTTGTTGATCAAAGAACCATGGAAAAAACTATGAAACGTATGTTTGCAGGTCAATTTGATTTAGAAGATTTAAGAAATCAAATGGGACAACTTGCAAAAATGGGTAGCTTAGGAGGAGTTATGAAAATGATTCCTGGAATGAACGGAAAAGTTAGTGAAGAGCAAATTGCCCAAGCACAACAACGTTTATTTGTTGCAAACATATTAATGGACTCTATGACTTTAAAAGAAAGAAGAGACCCAAGAATTCTTAAAGCTATTACAAGAAAACAAAGAATCCTTAAAGGTTCTGGACGTAGTGAAAAAGAATTTAATGACTTATTAAACCAATTTGATAAAGGTAAAAAACAAGTACTTGAGATGGCAAAACAATTAAAATCTGGAAGAATGCCAAATTTAGGTGGAATGAAATTCAGATAG
- a CDS encoding lipoprotein, whose protein sequence is MKKLLSILAVSSLIATTSVNVVACNNKNIEKNITPDPIPEVVKTRFSDKEYDDALGTFSFEQNGEGITLTSKNQKTAFGWNSSTEKAYSINLSKEVMNDIFILPFDIELETSIEKPFDNEIISLITFNPKQIEEQGGYWSKFWSEAGDKSREGLTVNDRRHAEILRATQWQSNAIHNRKNVVRRDYDIESSEGTTLTMTVLIVVQDYLTSTYLFNGRQMFENFIRDEKYKDFFGNVEYSLTEGAIFLGVRLSDPLDFYEKINGISMADNYKDYFEKLFNNLREIVLNSNPDLKDYLFEINETELSDGKDTTWTGVSVNIKTKRKKGVNTNNSMRIGMSGPEKTL, encoded by the coding sequence ATGAAAAAATTATTATCTATTTTAGCAGTATCAAGTTTAATTGCAACAACAAGTGTTAATGTTGTTGCTTGTAATAATAAAAATATTGAGAAAAATATCACACCAGACCCAATACCAGAAGTTGTTAAAACTCGATTTAGTGACAAAGAGTACGATGATGCGCTTGGAACTTTTAGTTTTGAACAAAATGGTGAAGGAATTACATTAACTTCAAAAAATCAAAAAACTGCTTTTGGTTGAAATTCCTCAACTGAAAAAGCATACTCAATTAACTTATCAAAAGAAGTAATGAATGATATATTCATTCTACCTTTTGATATTGAATTAGAAACTAGTATTGAAAAACCTTTTGATAATGAAATTATTAGTTTAATTACATTTAATCCAAAACAAATTGAGGAACAAGGAGGTTATTGATCTAAATTTTGAAGTGAAGCTGGAGATAAATCAAGAGAAGGTTTGACTGTTAATGATAGAAGACATGCAGAAATTTTAAGAGCGACACAATGGCAATCAAATGCAATACACAATAGAAAAAATGTAGTTAGAAGAGATTATGACATTGAGTCTAGTGAAGGCACTACTCTTACAATGACAGTCTTAATAGTTGTACAAGATTATTTAACATCGACTTATTTATTTAATGGAAGACAGATGTTTGAAAACTTTATAAGAGATGAAAAATATAAAGATTTTTTTGGAAATGTCGAATATAGTTTAACTGAAGGAGCTATATTTTTAGGAGTTAGATTATCAGACCCTTTAGACTTTTATGAAAAAATTAACGGTATTAGTATGGCAGATAATTATAAAGATTATTTTGAAAAACTATTTAATAACTTAAGAGAAATAGTTTTAAATTCTAATCCTGATTTAAAAGACTATTTATTTGAAATAAATGAAACCGAGCTTAGTGATGGTAAAGATACAACTTGAACTGGAGTGAGTGTGAATATTAAAACAAAAAGAAAAAAAGGAGTTAATACTAATAATAGTATGCGTATAGGTATGTCAGGTCCTGAAAAAACTTTATAA
- a CDS encoding DegV family protein, giving the protein MKTAIIIDSSCTFRNWKDEKDVHLVPLTIVTEDQKNIDDNLEFTPDDFYSLNEEQVLKTSQSIVGSMLGKWDELLKEYDNVICILISKGLSGQYNTYKMFSNEDEYKERVFVVDTNGVSIVNDRQVAFALELIKQGKTPKEIVGFLEEKYSDFKGYIIPKSLKQLVRGGRITKAAAGLAKILKINPILNYNGVIDKEGKARTFKKAVEEALDKIAKENSGEFVVDVAHSRTDQENLDLVNQLMAEKGLKLGKIDELPNVIVCHTGTDTFAFIPYVG; this is encoded by the coding sequence ATGAAGACTGCAATAATTATTGACTCTTCTTGTACTTTTAGAAATTGAAAAGATGAAAAAGATGTTCATCTTGTTCCATTAACTATAGTTACAGAAGACCAAAAAAATATCGATGACAATTTAGAATTTACACCAGATGACTTTTACTCATTGAATGAGGAACAAGTTTTAAAAACTTCTCAATCAATCGTGGGAAGCATGTTAGGAAAATGAGATGAACTTTTAAAAGAATACGACAATGTAATTTGTATTTTAATCTCAAAAGGTTTATCAGGACAATACAATACTTACAAAATGTTTAGTAATGAAGATGAATACAAAGAGAGAGTATTTGTTGTAGATACAAATGGAGTAAGTATTGTAAATGACAGACAAGTAGCTTTTGCTTTAGAATTAATTAAACAAGGAAAAACACCAAAAGAAATTGTTGGATTTTTAGAAGAAAAATACAGTGACTTTAAAGGATACATTATTCCAAAAAGTTTAAAACAATTAGTTCGTGGAGGAAGAATTACAAAAGCTGCAGCGGGTCTTGCAAAGATTTTAAAAATTAATCCAATCTTAAACTATAACGGAGTTATAGATAAAGAAGGAAAAGCAAGAACTTTTAAAAAAGCTGTTGAAGAAGCTTTAGATAAAATTGCCAAAGAAAATAGTGGAGAGTTTGTAGTTGATGTTGCTCACTCAAGAACAGATCAAGAAAACTTAGATCTTGTAAATCAATTAATGGCTGAAAAAGGATTAAAATTAGGAAAAATAGATGAATTACCTAATGTAATTGTTTGTCATACAGGAACTGATACTTTTGCATTTATCCCATATGTTGGATAA
- a CDS encoding lipoprotein yields the protein MKKLLSILAISSLVATTSVNVVACNEKNDKDKTMPDPIPEVVKTRFSDKEYDDALGTFSFEQKADGIKLISNEQKTAFGWNSSTEKAYSIDLSQEVMDDIFILPFDLELETSLEKPFDNEMISLITFDPDRIYNDYAYWSQFWYEAGLKSREGTIVNNRRYAETLRTNEWQSNPSHYKENVIRRDYDIESRDGTTLTMTVLIVVQDYLTSSYLFNGKNMLENFIRNEKYSDFFGNVEFSLRLSEYLWFNHPDILDFTKEIEGKQMIEHFKTYILNGFNDLRKQILDYNSKLADYLFSVDEYTLDDGHESSYTSFRLDIRTSRKKGTNLNKEMLVLLSGPKKD from the coding sequence ATGAAAAAATTATTATCTATTTTAGCAATATCAAGTTTAGTTGCAACAACAAGTGTAAATGTTGTCGCTTGTAATGAAAAAAACGACAAAGACAAAACAATGCCAGACCCAATACCTGAAGTTGTTAAAACTCGATTTAGTGATAAAGAATATGATGATGCACTAGGAACTTTTAGTTTTGAACAAAAAGCTGATGGAATTAAATTAATTTCTAACGAACAAAAAACAGCTTTTGGTTGAAATTCTTCAACAGAAAAAGCCTATTCAATAGATTTATCACAAGAAGTTATGGATGATATATTCATTTTACCTTTCGACTTAGAACTAGAAACTAGTTTAGAAAAACCTTTTGATAATGAAATGATTAGTTTAATTACTTTTGACCCAGACAGAATCTATAATGACTATGCTTATTGGTCTCAATTCTGATATGAGGCAGGATTAAAGTCTAGAGAGGGTACAATTGTTAATAATAGAAGATATGCAGAAACTTTAAGGACAAATGAATGGCAGTCAAATCCTAGTCATTATAAAGAAAATGTAATTAGAAGAGATTATGATATTGAGTCTAGAGATGGCACAACCCTTACGATGACGGTCTTAATTGTTGTGCAAGATTATTTAACATCAAGTTATTTATTTAATGGTAAAAATATGTTAGAAAATTTTATAAGAAATGAAAAATACTCTGATTTTTTTGGAAATGTAGAATTTAGTTTAAGACTATCAGAATATTTATGATTTAATCACCCAGATATTTTAGATTTTACAAAAGAAATTGAAGGAAAACAAATGATAGAGCATTTTAAAACTTATATTTTGAACGGGTTTAATGATTTGAGAAAACAAATTCTAGATTATAATTCAAAATTAGCTGATTACTTATTTAGTGTAGATGAATATACTTTAGATGATGGTCATGAAAGCTCTTATACATCTTTCAGACTTGATATAAGAACCTCAAGAAAAAAAGGTACTAATTTAAATAAGGAAATGCTTGTTCTGTTAAGTGGACCCAAAAAAGATTAA